One window from the genome of Motilibacter peucedani encodes:
- a CDS encoding inorganic diphosphatase — MEFDVLVEIPRGSRNKYEVDHETGRIKLDRMLFTSTRYPHDYGYIEGTLGEDGDPLDAMVLLEEPTFPGCIIRCRAIGMFRMTDEAGGDDKVMCVVAGDPRMNHLKDITDMPEFDRLEVQHFFEVYKDLEPGKSVEGATWTGRDEAEAEITSSRERLASSGGH, encoded by the coding sequence ATGGAGTTCGACGTCCTGGTTGAGATCCCTCGGGGGTCACGCAACAAGTACGAGGTCGACCACGAGACCGGTCGCATCAAGCTCGACCGCATGCTGTTCACCTCGACGCGCTACCCGCACGACTACGGCTACATCGAGGGCACGCTCGGCGAGGACGGCGACCCGCTCGACGCGATGGTGCTGCTCGAGGAGCCGACGTTCCCCGGCTGCATCATCCGCTGCCGCGCGATCGGCATGTTCCGCATGACCGACGAGGCCGGCGGCGACGACAAGGTCATGTGCGTGGTCGCGGGCGACCCCCGCATGAACCACCTCAAGGACATCACCGACATGCCGGAGTTCGACCGGCTCGAGGTGCAGCACTTCTTCGAGGTCTACAAGGACCTCGAGCCCGGCAAGTCCGTCGAAGGCGCCACCTGGACCGGCCGCGACGAGGCCGAGGCCGAGATCACCAGCTCCCGCGAGCGCCTCGCCTCCTCCGGCGGCCACTGA
- a CDS encoding GPGG-motif small membrane protein — MVRGAGTGELLLTLVAALLVVAGVTGLVKGRQAVGTALVVAGMLVGPGLLALLR, encoded by the coding sequence GTGGTCCGGGGCGCGGGGACGGGTGAGCTGCTGCTCACGCTGGTGGCGGCGCTGCTCGTCGTGGCCGGGGTCACCGGGCTCGTCAAGGGGCGCCAGGCCGTCGGCACGGCTCTGGTCGTCGCCGGCATGCTGGTCGGCCCGGGACTCCTGGCCCTGCTGCGCTGA
- a CDS encoding response regulator: MTREAFEDNKVANNLHVVSDGAKALEFLRREGDYADAPTPDLILLDLNLPRKDGREVLSEIKNDPALRTIPVVVLTTSEAQEDVVRSYSLHANAYVTKPVDFERFIAVVRQIDDFFVSVVKLPRH, translated from the coding sequence ATGACGCGCGAGGCCTTCGAGGACAACAAGGTCGCCAACAACCTCCACGTCGTGAGCGACGGCGCGAAGGCGCTCGAGTTCCTGCGCCGCGAGGGCGACTACGCCGACGCCCCGACCCCCGACCTGATCCTGCTCGACCTCAACCTGCCCCGCAAGGACGGCCGCGAGGTCCTCAGCGAGATCAAGAACGACCCGGCGCTGCGCACGATCCCGGTGGTCGTGCTCACCACGTCGGAGGCGCAGGAGGACGTCGTCAGGTCCTACTCCCTGCACGCCAACGCCTACGTCACGAAGCCGGTCGACTTCGAGCGGTTCATCGCCGTGGTCCGCCAGATCGACGACTTCTTCGTGAGCGTCGTCAAGCTGCCGCGGCACTAG
- the tilS gene encoding tRNA lysidine(34) synthetase TilS: protein MGGRLAPAVAAVRVAVREHLAAHVAPGSTVLAACSGGADSLALAAALAFEGPRRDVRVAAAVVDHRLQAGSDAVAARAAEALAALGIADVAVGAVEVSGPGGPEGAARDARYAALRARAAELGAAAVALGHTLDDQAETVLLGLARGSGARSLSGMAAVRDLWHRPLLPVTRATTREACAAQGLQPWDDPHNADRRYARVRVRLDALPALEAALGPGVAAALARTAAQLRDDADALDAWAAQVPDAYDVAALAALPRAVRTRVLHRLALAEGAAPGAMGARHVAALEALVSAWHGQGPVGLPGGVEASRACGRLTFARS from the coding sequence GTGGGTGGTCGGCTCGCGCCGGCCGTCGCGGCGGTCCGGGTCGCCGTCAGGGAGCACCTCGCCGCGCACGTGGCGCCGGGCTCGACCGTGCTCGCCGCCTGCAGCGGTGGCGCCGACTCCCTCGCGCTCGCGGCCGCGCTGGCGTTCGAGGGCCCGCGCAGGGACGTGCGCGTGGCCGCCGCGGTCGTCGACCACCGGCTGCAGGCGGGGTCCGACGCGGTCGCCGCCCGCGCCGCGGAGGCGCTCGCGGCGCTCGGCATCGCCGACGTGGCGGTCGGCGCGGTCGAGGTGAGCGGGCCCGGCGGCCCCGAGGGAGCCGCGCGCGACGCGAGGTACGCGGCCCTCCGCGCCCGCGCCGCCGAGCTCGGCGCCGCTGCCGTCGCGCTCGGGCACACGCTCGACGACCAGGCCGAGACCGTCCTGCTCGGACTGGCACGCGGCAGCGGCGCCCGCTCGCTCTCGGGCATGGCGGCGGTGCGCGACCTGTGGCACCGCCCGCTGCTCCCGGTCACCCGCGCGACGACCCGCGAGGCCTGCGCGGCCCAGGGTCTCCAGCCCTGGGACGACCCGCACAACGCCGACCGCCGGTACGCACGGGTGCGCGTGCGGCTCGACGCGCTCCCCGCGCTCGAGGCCGCGCTCGGCCCGGGTGTCGCGGCTGCACTGGCCCGCACGGCCGCTCAGCTGCGCGACGACGCCGACGCGCTGGACGCGTGGGCGGCGCAGGTGCCCGACGCGTACGACGTCGCCGCGCTCGCGGCGCTGCCGCGCGCGGTCCGCACCCGCGTGCTGCACCGGCTCGCGCTGGCGGAGGGGGCGGCCCCTGGAGCGATGGGTGCCCGGCACGTCGCGGCCCTGGAGGCGCTGGTGAGCGCGTGGCACGGCCAGGGCCCGGTCGGGCTGCCGGGCGGTGTCGAGGCGTCGCGGGCGTGTGGCAGGCTCACGTTCGCACGGTCCTGA
- the dacB gene encoding D-alanyl-D-alanine carboxypeptidase/D-alanyl-D-alanine endopeptidase: protein MRAPVVAGVARKRVVAPVVALALLVPGLLAQHVGAATPQPPTSPPGTPAASAPPAVPSQPPPVLPPAPVSGATAAGVARALAGPLAARRLGTAVAATVLAADGTTLLDRAGTTPHTPASTTKMLTAVAALEVLGPQTRLSTRVVTDEPAGAGTPGPTGTSGPLDVVLVGAGDASLRSGAADTRAHPSGDATSYARLDVLADRVAKAAAGRPVSVHVDDSLFAAPAISPDWGKGYVPSGEAAPVMALSVDQGRVRVGAPARVADPALAAGRALAAQLRTRHVATVGTVTRTRATPSARALAQVQSPPVRDLVERMLTQSDNDLAEALGRLVAHAAGQAANSAGAGAAVVSAVGALGVPVTGAHLLDTSGLARGSRIPPTTLVRTLLTAASPQHPELRSLLTGLPVAGATGTLAGRYPRGGPAAAARGEVRAKTGTLTGVSALAGVAQGRDGGLVVFAFMADAVPATGTLEARAALDAAAAALAACGCAG, encoded by the coding sequence GTGCGCGCCCCGGTGGTCGCCGGGGTCGCCCGGAAGCGAGTCGTCGCGCCGGTCGTGGCGCTGGCGCTGCTCGTGCCGGGCTTGCTCGCGCAGCACGTCGGCGCGGCGACGCCGCAGCCACCCACCTCACCGCCTGGTACGCCTGCGGCCTCCGCCCCGCCGGCCGTTCCCTCCCAGCCGCCCCCCGTCCTGCCGCCCGCCCCGGTCTCCGGCGCCACCGCCGCCGGCGTGGCGCGCGCGCTGGCGGGCCCGCTCGCCGCTCGCCGTCTCGGGACGGCCGTCGCCGCGACGGTGCTCGCCGCGGACGGCACGACGCTGCTGGACCGCGCTGGCACCACGCCCCACACGCCGGCCTCGACCACGAAGATGCTGACCGCCGTGGCCGCGCTCGAGGTGCTCGGCCCGCAGACCCGGCTCTCGACCCGCGTCGTGACCGACGAGCCGGCCGGCGCAGGCACCCCCGGGCCCACGGGGACCAGCGGGCCGCTCGACGTCGTGCTCGTCGGCGCGGGCGACGCGAGCCTGCGCTCGGGGGCGGCCGACACCCGCGCGCACCCCAGCGGCGACGCCACCTCCTACGCGCGGCTCGACGTGCTCGCCGACCGCGTCGCGAAGGCCGCCGCCGGGCGCCCGGTGAGCGTCCACGTCGACGACTCGCTGTTCGCCGCGCCGGCGATCAGCCCGGACTGGGGCAAGGGCTACGTCCCGAGCGGCGAGGCCGCTCCCGTCATGGCGCTCAGCGTCGACCAGGGCCGCGTACGCGTCGGTGCCCCCGCCCGCGTCGCCGACCCGGCGCTCGCCGCCGGGAGGGCGCTGGCAGCACAGCTGCGTACCCGTCACGTCGCGACGGTCGGGACGGTGACCCGCACCCGCGCCACGCCCTCGGCCCGGGCGCTGGCGCAGGTGCAGTCGCCGCCGGTCCGCGACCTGGTCGAGCGGATGCTGACCCAGAGCGACAACGACCTGGCCGAGGCGCTCGGCCGACTGGTGGCGCACGCCGCGGGGCAGGCGGCGAACTCGGCCGGCGCCGGGGCGGCGGTCGTCTCCGCAGTCGGAGCGCTCGGCGTGCCCGTCACGGGCGCCCACCTGCTCGACACGAGCGGGCTGGCCCGCGGCTCGCGCATCCCGCCGACGACGCTCGTGCGCACCCTGCTGACTGCGGCGTCGCCGCAGCACCCCGAGCTGCGCTCCCTGCTCACCGGCCTCCCCGTCGCCGGCGCCACCGGCACGCTCGCCGGCCGCTACCCGCGCGGCGGTCCGGCCGCAGCGGCCCGGGGCGAGGTGCGCGCCAAGACCGGCACGCTCACCGGCGTCAGCGCGCTCGCAGGCGTCGCGCAGGGGCGCGACGGAGGGCTGGTCGTCTTCGCGTTCATGGCCGACGCCGTGCCCGCGACCGGCACGCTCGAGGCCCGTGCGGCGCTCGACGCCGCGGCGGCGGCCCTCGCGGCCTGCGGCTGCGCGGGCTGA
- a CDS encoding MarR family winged helix-turn-helix transcriptional regulator, with the protein MGQDVYEELEREIALFLRRARAISKDFARAVHPELEADAYGLLIRIADDGGARGTDLADYYGIGKPTVSRQVRLLEELGLVERRPDPSDARAAFFCLTSEGEQRMERMRTARRERFQQMLREWDSGDAEQLARLLARLNVLFKTPLVDGP; encoded by the coding sequence ATGGGCCAGGACGTCTACGAAGAGCTCGAGCGCGAGATCGCGCTGTTCCTGCGCCGGGCGCGCGCCATCTCCAAGGACTTCGCCCGGGCCGTGCACCCCGAGCTGGAGGCCGACGCCTACGGCCTGCTCATCCGGATCGCCGACGACGGCGGCGCCCGGGGCACCGACCTGGCCGACTACTACGGCATCGGCAAGCCCACGGTGAGCCGCCAGGTGCGCCTGCTCGAGGAGCTCGGCCTCGTCGAGCGCCGTCCCGACCCCAGCGACGCGCGCGCCGCGTTCTTCTGCCTGACGAGCGAGGGTGAGCAGCGGATGGAGCGCATGCGCACCGCGCGGCGCGAGCGGTTCCAGCAGATGCTGCGCGAGTGGGACTCCGGCGACGCCGAGCAGCTCGCCCGCCTGCTGGCCCGGCTCAACGTGCTCTTCAAGACCCCGCTGGTCGACGGGCCCTGA
- a CDS encoding zinc-dependent metalloprotease, giving the protein MTSASAVPTVDWDLAVAAAVRLSPRPPKLGRGEIAEVVGELRGAARTAQEHVRAHTGLVAPAGASSVAVVDREGWIRANAAGFEAVMDPLVERIAAKRKGPGATPAAALVGGALTGAEAGGLLAFMSGKVLGQFEVFGPQEAGRLLLVAPNVVTVERELEVDPHDFRLWVCLHEETHRVQFGVAPWLREHLLGQLEGFVDDVELDAAAAVRRLWAVLRAVSAAVRGKEGLSLVEAVQTPAQRESLARVTAVMSLLEGHADVVMDGVGPAVVPSVEQIREKFQRRRTQPTRQQSVARSLLGMDAKLRQYRDGAVFVRGALERVGMEGFNRVWESPETLPLPHEIADPAAWVARTA; this is encoded by the coding sequence ATGACGTCAGCCAGCGCGGTGCCCACGGTCGACTGGGACCTCGCGGTGGCCGCCGCGGTCCGGCTCTCCCCGCGCCCGCCGAAGCTGGGCCGCGGCGAGATCGCGGAGGTGGTCGGCGAGCTGCGCGGGGCGGCGCGCACGGCGCAGGAGCACGTACGCGCCCACACCGGCCTCGTCGCGCCGGCCGGCGCCTCGTCGGTCGCGGTCGTCGACCGCGAGGGCTGGATCCGTGCCAACGCCGCGGGCTTCGAGGCGGTCATGGACCCGCTCGTCGAGCGGATCGCCGCCAAGCGCAAGGGCCCCGGCGCGACGCCCGCGGCCGCCCTGGTGGGCGGCGCCCTGACCGGCGCCGAGGCCGGCGGCCTGCTGGCGTTCATGTCGGGCAAGGTGCTCGGCCAGTTCGAGGTCTTCGGCCCGCAGGAGGCCGGCCGCCTGCTGCTCGTGGCGCCCAACGTGGTCACGGTCGAGCGCGAGCTCGAGGTCGACCCGCACGACTTCCGGCTCTGGGTGTGCCTGCACGAGGAGACCCACCGCGTGCAGTTCGGCGTGGCCCCGTGGCTGCGCGAGCACCTGCTGGGCCAGCTCGAGGGCTTCGTCGACGACGTCGAGCTCGACGCGGCCGCGGCCGTGCGGCGGCTGTGGGCGGTCCTGCGCGCGGTGTCGGCCGCCGTGCGCGGCAAGGAGGGTCTCTCGCTGGTGGAGGCGGTGCAGACGCCTGCGCAGCGGGAGTCGCTGGCCCGCGTCACGGCGGTCATGTCGCTGCTCGAGGGCCACGCCGACGTGGTGATGGACGGCGTCGGCCCCGCGGTGGTGCCCTCGGTCGAGCAGATCCGCGAGAAGTTCCAGCGCCGGCGCACCCAGCCGACCCGCCAGCAGTCGGTCGCCCGCTCGCTGCTCGGCATGGACGCCAAGCTGCGGCAGTACCGCGACGGCGCCGTCTTCGTCCGCGGCGCGCTCGAGCGCGTGGGCATGGAGGGCTTCAACCGCGTCTGGGAGTCGCCCGAGACGCTGCCGCTGCCGCACGAGATCGCCGACCCCGCCGCCTGGGTCGCGCGGACGGCCTGA
- the thyX gene encoding FAD-dependent thymidylate synthase gives MRDVSPEVFLIARPQIDWAEVERYLTAVHGEAWLERVRGESAPDGERLVEFMGRMCYRSWSPGLNPNVTKVREDSTEYLRNILRSAHGSVLEHATYSFVFAGVSRVFTHELVRHRAGAAISQESLRYVRLADIPFEHPDFVRADPELLARANELIASMESFQELVVDRTGIAGEGVDFHTKKTVTSAARRYAPDGVATTIGWSVNIRALRHVIAMRTDPGAEEEIRRVFDAVATVMQRELPALLGDFVRRDDGSWVPEFSKV, from the coding sequence GTGCGCGACGTCTCCCCCGAGGTCTTCCTGATCGCCCGACCGCAGATCGACTGGGCCGAGGTGGAGCGCTACCTCACAGCCGTGCACGGCGAGGCCTGGCTCGAGCGCGTCCGCGGCGAGTCCGCTCCCGACGGCGAGCGGCTCGTCGAGTTCATGGGCCGGATGTGCTACCGCAGCTGGTCGCCCGGGCTGAACCCCAACGTGACCAAGGTGCGCGAGGACTCCACCGAGTACCTCCGCAACATCCTGCGCAGCGCGCACGGCAGCGTGCTCGAGCACGCGACGTACTCCTTCGTGTTCGCCGGCGTGAGCCGCGTCTTCACCCACGAGCTGGTCCGCCACCGAGCCGGAGCGGCGATCAGCCAGGAGTCGCTGCGCTACGTGCGCCTCGCCGACATCCCGTTCGAGCACCCGGACTTCGTGCGCGCGGACCCCGAGCTGCTGGCCCGCGCCAACGAGCTGATCGCCTCGATGGAGAGCTTCCAGGAGCTGGTCGTCGACCGCACCGGCATCGCCGGCGAGGGCGTCGACTTCCACACCAAGAAGACGGTCACGAGCGCGGCCCGCCGCTACGCCCCCGACGGCGTCGCGACGACCATCGGGTGGAGCGTCAACATCCGCGCGCTGCGCCACGTCATCGCCATGCGCACCGACCCCGGCGCGGAGGAGGAGATCCGCCGGGTGTTCGACGCCGTCGCGACCGTGATGCAGCGCGAGCTGCCTGCGCTGCTCGGCGACTTCGTGCGCCGCGACGACGGCAGCTGGGTGCCTGAGTTCTCGAAGGTCTGA
- a CDS encoding aldo/keto reductase: MEQRTLGRTQRQVSVVGLGAWQLGADWGEVDESDALATLDAALEAGVTFIDTADVYGDGRSETVIGKLLKARPDSGVFVATKAGRRADPHVAEAYTLENLRSWVDRSRTNLGVDVLDLVQLHCPPTAVYSTDAVYDALDTLVAEQRVAAYGVSVETVAEAQTALERPGVATIQVILNAFRQKPLEELLPAAAAAGVGIIARVPLASGLLSGKYDESTEFGADDHRTYNRNGEAFDVGETFAGVDFVTGVQAAREIAALTPSGATTAQLALRWILDQPGVSVVIPGARNADQARSNAAAAALPPLDDATRTRIRDVYDARIRPQVHSRW; this comes from the coding sequence ATGGAACAGAGGACTCTCGGGCGCACGCAGCGCCAGGTCAGTGTCGTGGGGCTCGGTGCGTGGCAGCTGGGTGCGGACTGGGGCGAGGTGGACGAGTCGGACGCCCTGGCGACGCTCGACGCGGCGCTGGAGGCGGGTGTCACCTTCATCGACACCGCCGACGTCTACGGCGACGGGCGCAGCGAGACCGTCATCGGCAAGCTGCTGAAGGCGCGTCCCGACAGCGGCGTCTTCGTGGCCACGAAGGCGGGGCGGCGGGCCGACCCGCACGTGGCCGAGGCCTACACCCTCGAGAACCTGCGCAGCTGGGTCGACCGCTCGCGCACCAACCTCGGCGTCGACGTGCTCGACCTCGTGCAGCTGCACTGCCCGCCCACGGCGGTCTACTCGACCGACGCGGTCTACGACGCGCTCGACACGCTGGTCGCCGAGCAGCGGGTCGCCGCCTACGGCGTGTCGGTCGAGACGGTGGCCGAGGCGCAGACGGCGCTGGAGCGCCCGGGCGTCGCGACGATCCAGGTCATCCTCAACGCCTTCCGGCAGAAGCCGCTCGAGGAGCTGCTGCCCGCCGCGGCCGCCGCCGGGGTCGGGATCATCGCGCGGGTGCCGCTGGCGAGCGGGCTGCTGTCGGGCAAGTACGACGAGAGCACCGAGTTCGGCGCCGACGACCACCGCACCTACAACCGCAACGGCGAGGCCTTCGACGTCGGCGAGACCTTCGCGGGGGTCGACTTCGTGACCGGCGTGCAGGCGGCGCGGGAGATCGCGGCGCTGACGCCGTCGGGTGCGACGACGGCGCAGTTGGCCCTGCGCTGGATCCTCGACCAGCCCGGCGTCTCTGTCGTCATCCCCGGCGCCCGCAACGCCGACCAGGCCCGCTCCAACGCCGCCGCGGCCGCGCTCCCGCCGCTCGACGACGCGACGCGTACGCGCATCCGCGACGTCTACGACGCCCGCATCCGCCCCCAGGTGCACTCCCGCTGGTGA